The sequence below is a genomic window from Paenibacillus sp. DCT19.
ATGACCAATCAAAACAAAACGAGTGTAGTTATTATCATGATCGGTAACTCGCTCAGCCATAATATCCAAGCCATGCTTCTGAGCAGCCAATCTTGTACCAATCGCAGCCCAGCCTTTACCTGGGTTCTTCTTAACCAGCTCCACCGCTTCGGCTGTACTGTTTACACCCTCTAGATCCGCATCAGGGGAATGTGTACGAATGAAGTTCTGGCACTGCGGGATAGCCACCGGATGTGACATGAGCTTAGTAATTTTACCAAAATCATATCCACCCTCTTCATTCCTGAACTCCGAGCCATGTCCGATGACATTCTGAATCGATGGGTATACCCATTCGGCTTGCATCGCAATATCCACTTCATTAACGAGCCAGTCCATATGTAGACTAACCGAGCCTTCAATCGTATTTTCGATTGGAATGACGCTATATTGAGAATTCCCGCTATCCGTCGCACGGAAAACATCTGAAATGAGTTTGGAGTGAAGCAATTCTAACGGTTCACCATTAAACAGGAAATCGACTGCTTCATGGGAGACTGAACCTTCTGGCAATACTGCAATTCGTTTCATGCATTAACGTCCCCTTTAACTCTGTGCAAAAAAGGTGTTTCGTCTTGATCAGGCAACACCGTGACACCATCCAGATCCGGATCAAGCCACATCGCTGTCGCTGTGATGCCTTCACGCCCCATGGTATCGATTAAATATTGCTCAAGTTCATTTTTTCGTTGACTATGGCGATCTACAAAGGTAATGACAGTTGGACCAGCACCACTCAATGCAGCACCAAGCGCTCCGTGATCTACCGCATGCTCCAAAATCTCTGCCATCCCTGGAACTAATGAAGCTCTGTAGGGTTGATGCAAACGATCAGACATCGCTTTATGAATCATATCTAACCGGCCACTCGACAGTGCAGCAACCAAAAGAGAAGACCTGCTGATGTTGTGCACAATATCAGACATGCCGAACTGCTGTGGAATGATACCTCTCGCTTTGGTTGTGGATAGTTGAAAGTCCGGGACAATGACAAGCGCCTCTAAATCCTGTGCCGGCTCAATGCGAATATGATCTACATGATGTCCATCCCAGGCCGCTGCGATAATGCCGCCATACAAGGAAGCACCCACGTTGTCTGGATGTTTCTCTAGCGATGTAGCCATATCCAGAAGCTTCGCGTCCGATAAAGGTGTACCAATTAACGCATTAGCTGCGGCCAGAGCACCGACAATGGCGGATGCACTACTTCCCAAACCACGTGTCAGTGGAATATTGGACAGCATGGATATCTCCAGTTCAGGAACGGAGACTCCTGCTTCATTGAATACCATCTGTGCAACCTCATAGATCAGGTT
It includes:
- the thrB gene encoding homoserine kinase; translated protein: MSLKQKVTVKVPASTANLGPGFDTLGMALSLYAWLEMKPAEQTSFHLHGDHLTGLPTDKSNLIYEVAQMVFNEAGVSVPELEISMLSNIPLTRGLGSSASAIVGALAAANALIGTPLSDAKLLDMATSLEKHPDNVGASLYGGIIAAAWDGHHVDHIRIEPAQDLEALVIVPDFQLSTTKARGIIPQQFGMSDIVHNISRSSLLVAALSSGRLDMIHKAMSDRLHQPYRASLVPGMAEILEHAVDHGALGAALSGAGPTVITFVDRHSQRKNELEQYLIDTMGREGITATAMWLDPDLDGVTVLPDQDETPFLHRVKGDVNA
- the pheA gene encoding prephenate dehydratase → MKRIAVLPEGSVSHEAVDFLFNGEPLELLHSKLISDVFRATDSGNSQYSVIPIENTIEGSVSLHMDWLVNEVDIAMQAEWVYPSIQNVIGHGSEFRNEEGGYDFGKITKLMSHPVAIPQCQNFIRTHSPDADLEGVNSTAEAVELVKKNPGKGWAAIGTRLAAQKHGLDIMAERVTDHDNNYTRFVLIGHEPVQIPREPDHVKTSLLVTLPEDAPGALHQVLSAFAWRKLNLTRLESRPTKKRLGSYYFYIDVKEAVDSVLLTAAMAEIEALNCQVRVLGSYPCFTYPSLKTT